A region of Hydrogenimonas cancrithermarum DNA encodes the following proteins:
- a CDS encoding TatD family hydrolase yields MIIDTHCHLDDPRFDDDLEEVIARAREHGVRGFLIPGADPDTLQKAQAIAHRFDGVYYAAGVHPYDTQKYDEALLREHLKDEKCIAVGECGLDYYRLSEDEAQKHEEVAEQKRVFGRQIELAKAVGKPLIVHIRDASDDSMQMLIDHGAGEVGGVLHCYNADEQLLKLADYGFYYGIGGVVTFKNAKKLPHVLPKIPYGRLVVETDAPYLTPHPFRGKRNEPYYTVFVVERIADILGKSVEEIERVTTENACRLFRPFSTV; encoded by the coding sequence ATGATTATCGATACCCACTGCCATCTCGACGATCCGAGATTTGACGACGACCTCGAAGAGGTAATCGCCAGAGCCCGGGAGCATGGTGTCAGAGGTTTTCTGATACCCGGTGCCGATCCCGATACTCTGCAAAAGGCGCAGGCCATCGCACATCGGTTCGATGGAGTCTATTATGCAGCGGGCGTCCACCCGTACGATACGCAAAAGTATGACGAAGCACTGCTGCGTGAGCATTTAAAAGATGAAAAGTGTATCGCGGTGGGCGAGTGCGGGCTGGATTACTACCGGCTTTCGGAGGACGAGGCTCAAAAACATGAGGAAGTCGCCGAACAGAAACGTGTTTTCGGACGTCAGATCGAGCTGGCAAAGGCGGTGGGAAAACCGCTGATCGTCCATATCCGCGATGCGAGCGACGATTCGATGCAGATGCTGATCGACCACGGGGCGGGCGAGGTCGGCGGCGTGCTGCACTGCTACAATGCTGACGAACAGCTGCTGAAACTCGCCGACTACGGCTTCTACTATGGTATCGGCGGGGTAGTGACGTTCAAAAACGCCAAAAAGCTTCCCCATGTGCTGCCGAAAATTCCCTACGGCCGTCTCGTTGTCGAGACCGATGCGCCTTATCTGACGCCTCACCCTTTCAGGGGGAAACGAAACGAACCTTATTACACGGTTTTCGTCGTCGAAAGAATTGCCGATATACTCGGAAAGAGCGTCGAAGAGATCGAAAGGGTGACGACGGAAAACGCCTGTCGGCTCTTTCGACCGTTTTCCACGGTTTGA
- a CDS encoding NAD(+)/NADH kinase: protein MQEKLTIKRVGIVLRPSTPELKALFYQVKGAFEKHGTEVFIDAISAGMIGVLGQEFSSMCRVSDILVCIGGDGTLISLARRSYRYHKPILGINAGTLGFLADINPSEVETFIDKLYTGEYRIDERMMIEGVLAGGGEETMLHSFNDIVISRPSISKMVKVDAYIDSKWFNTYYGDGLIISTPTGSTAYNLAAGGPVTFPLTDAFILTPICPHSLTQRPLVIPANFEIEIKTPEKESLVIIDGQEQYDFGPDDTLVIRKAPIGARLIHRVERNYFDVLREKLSWGQGR, encoded by the coding sequence GTGCAAGAGAAACTAACCATCAAGCGTGTCGGCATTGTACTGCGTCCTTCCACGCCGGAGCTCAAAGCACTTTTCTATCAGGTGAAAGGGGCGTTTGAAAAACATGGCACCGAAGTTTTCATCGATGCGATCAGTGCCGGAATGATCGGTGTTTTGGGGCAAGAGTTCTCTTCGATGTGCCGGGTAAGCGATATTCTGGTCTGCATCGGCGGAGACGGGACGCTGATTTCGCTCGCACGCAGAAGCTACAGGTATCACAAGCCGATTCTGGGGATCAATGCCGGTACACTCGGCTTTCTCGCGGACATCAACCCTTCGGAAGTGGAGACCTTCATCGACAAACTCTATACGGGCGAGTATCGGATCGATGAGCGTATGATGATCGAGGGCGTACTCGCGGGCGGCGGTGAAGAGACGATGCTTCACTCTTTCAACGATATCGTCATCAGCCGCCCCTCCATTTCGAAGATGGTCAAAGTGGATGCCTATATCGACAGCAAATGGTTCAACACCTACTACGGCGACGGGCTGATCATCTCGACGCCGACCGGATCGACCGCCTACAACCTCGCCGCCGGCGGGCCGGTTACCTTCCCTTTGACGGACGCCTTTATTCTCACACCGATCTGTCCGCACTCTCTGACCCAGCGGCCGCTCGTAATTCCCGCCAATTTCGAAATCGAGATCAAAACACCCGAAAAAGAGTCGCTTGTCATCATCGATGGGCAGGAGCAGTACGATTTCGGTCCCGACGACACGCTCGTCATCCGAAAAGCGCCCATCGGTGCGCGTCTCATCCACCGGGTCGAGCGCAACTATTTCGATGTGCTTCGCGAAAAACTTTCATGGGGACAGGGACGATGA
- a CDS encoding DNA repair protein RecN, which yields MIERFYARNLIGFETIDLTFEPGLIAITGPSGAGKSVFMGALLALFGRADIRADVSEAVLRKSPLLQLESFEVEEAEVTVRAVKKEKIRFFLNDLTISKKRLKEMLSPLVRHIAQRSNNELSSELLLALLDAMAAQEDVSYTERIGTYREIYDDYQAKLRKLESMRADEKRVKELIEFAEFEIAKIDEVAPRPGEDEELMVIKRKLSKKEKIGEAIAKASRIFEAEDDVLEALSLIESDTVLFNETMNMLRNEFERAEEMLGELEETDVEQVLDRIEALAALKRRYGSIEDALAYRDEKIEELEYYRNIDHELGGLEEETERLYLQLEKSAEAISRARKAAAKDVERFINSYLEQLRMPEMRFEFGSKPLDREGSDAVNIDLQGSSIETLSGGEFNRIRLALLLCKSELAGGEGILLIDEIDANVSGDESIAIAKLLKRLSKNYQIVAISHQPHLSAAARQHFLVTKEGGRSVARALSADERIREISRMIAGEKGMQEARNLAERIVKEFSA from the coding sequence ATGATCGAGCGTTTTTACGCCCGAAATCTGATCGGGTTCGAGACCATCGACCTGACGTTTGAACCTGGCCTGATCGCCATCACCGGTCCAAGCGGAGCGGGGAAATCGGTCTTTATGGGCGCGCTGCTGGCACTCTTCGGGCGTGCCGACATTCGAGCCGATGTCTCGGAAGCGGTACTTCGAAAGAGCCCCCTGCTGCAGCTGGAGAGTTTCGAGGTCGAGGAGGCGGAGGTGACGGTACGTGCGGTAAAAAAAGAGAAGATTCGCTTCTTTCTCAACGACCTCACCATCTCCAAAAAGCGGCTCAAAGAGATGCTCTCACCGCTGGTGCGGCATATCGCGCAGCGCAGCAACAACGAACTCTCTTCCGAACTTCTGTTGGCGCTACTGGATGCGATGGCGGCGCAGGAGGATGTCTCCTATACGGAGCGGATCGGAACCTATCGGGAGATTTATGACGACTATCAGGCGAAACTTCGAAAACTCGAATCGATGCGGGCCGACGAGAAGCGTGTCAAAGAGTTGATCGAGTTCGCGGAGTTCGAGATCGCCAAGATCGATGAAGTCGCGCCGCGCCCCGGCGAGGACGAGGAGCTGATGGTCATCAAGCGAAAACTCTCCAAAAAGGAGAAGATCGGCGAGGCGATCGCGAAGGCATCGAGGATTTTCGAAGCCGAAGACGATGTTTTGGAAGCACTCTCCCTGATCGAGAGTGATACGGTGCTTTTCAACGAAACGATGAATATGCTCAGAAACGAATTCGAACGTGCCGAAGAGATGCTGGGAGAGCTCGAGGAGACCGATGTAGAGCAGGTACTCGACCGTATCGAGGCACTCGCCGCTCTCAAGCGGCGTTACGGTTCGATCGAGGATGCGCTCGCCTACCGTGACGAAAAGATCGAAGAGCTCGAGTATTACAGAAATATCGATCATGAACTGGGCGGACTGGAAGAGGAGACGGAACGGCTCTACCTGCAGCTTGAAAAGAGTGCCGAGGCGATCAGCCGGGCGCGAAAGGCAGCGGCAAAAGATGTAGAGCGTTTTATCAACAGTTATCTCGAGCAGTTGAGAATGCCTGAAATGCGCTTCGAATTCGGATCCAAACCACTCGACAGAGAGGGTTCCGACGCCGTCAATATCGATCTACAGGGTTCCTCGATCGAGACACTCAGCGGCGGGGAGTTCAACCGTATACGGCTTGCGTTGCTCCTGTGCAAAAGCGAACTGGCCGGCGGGGAGGGGATTTTGCTGATTGACGAGATCGACGCCAATGTCAGTGGCGATGAGTCGATCGCCATCGCGAAGCTTCTCAAGCGGCTTTCGAAGAACTACCAGATCGTCGCCATCTCCCACCAGCCCCATCTGAGCGCTGCGGCACGACAGCACTTTCTGGTCACGAAAGAGGGGGGAAGAAGTGTGGCCAGAGCGCTGAGTGCCGATGAGCGCATTCGTGAAATTTCACGGATGATCGCCGGAGAGAAGGGAATGCAGGAAGCCCGGAATCTTGCCGAAAGAATTGTAAAGGAGTTTTCAGCATGA